AATAATTTCATTACTGCAACCCAGCGCTATACCCGCCCCCCCGCACGATATACCGAAGCTTCTTTGGTAAAAAAATTAGAAGAATTAGGCATCGGGCGACCTTCCACTTATGCACCAACTATTTCAACCATTCAAAATCGGGGATATGTTGAAAGAAGCGCTTTCGAAGGCGAACAACGTAATTACCAAACGCTTACCCTTTCCGAAGGTAAAATTCAAAAAAAGACACTTACCGAAAATGTAGGTGCGGATAAAGGTAAAATGATTCCTACCGATATCGGGATTGTTGTGAATGATTTTTTAGTTTCTCATTTTGAATCTATTATGGATTATCATTTCACAGCCAATGTAGAAGAAAGTTTTGACCATATTGCCGAAGGCGAGGAGGATTGGCGTAAAATGCTCGAATCATTCTACAATCAGTTTCACCCCGTGGTGCAAGATGTGGAGCAAAATGCTTCACGAGAGACTGGCACGCGTGTTTTGGGCATAGATCCCAAATCGGGACGTCCTTTAAGCGTTCGTTTGGGGCGTTTTGGAGCTATGGCACAAATCGGCACGAATGAAGATGATGAAAAACCTGTATTCGCCAGTTTGCTTTCAGGAATGTCCATTGAAACCATTACCTTTGAAGAAGCCCTAAAACTTTTTGAACTTCCACGAAAATTAGGCATTATTGACGGAAATGAAGTTGAGGTAAATGTTGGAAGATTTGGAGCTTACGTTCGCTATGGGAATAACTTTGCTTCCTTAGATAAGGGTGAAGATATTTTTAGTGTTACTTTGGATAGAGCTAGAGAGATTATCGCACTGAAACAAAAAGCCGATGCACCTATTGCTACCTACCAAGGTTTAGAGGTAACCAAAGGAAAAGGGCGATTCGGTCCGTTTATCAAATGGAACGATATGTTTATCAATGTAAGCAAAAAATATGATTTTGACCAGCTTTCCGATACTGATATTGAAGAACTTATTGAAACTAAGCTACAAAAAGAATCAGAAAAAGTAGTCAAAGAATGGAATAATGGTGAAATTCGTTTAGAAAAGGCACGCTGGGGGCGTTTTAATCTTATTAAAGGAAAAACCAAAATAGAGTTACCCAAAGACACAGATACTCAAAACTTTACTTTGGAACAAGCCACAGCACTGCTTGATACAAAAACCAAAAAAGCCCCTGCTAAAAAAACGACTGCTACCAAGAAAACCACAGTCAAAAAAAGTACTACAAAAGCTAAAAAAGTATAGTATTGGCAGTAGTTATTAAAATAAAATATTGAATATAAAAGTTTTACACCATATTGCCATTATATGCTCCGATTATGAAAAATCCAAAAGATTTTACACGGAGGTATTGGGCTTTGAAATTGTACGCGAAGTCTATCGAGAAAAACGACAATCTTATAAGTTAGACCTTTCTCTAAAAGGAAAGTATCTTATTGAACTGTTTTCTTTCCCTAATCCGCCAAAAAGGATGACCACTCCAGAGGCTAGTGGGCTTAGGCACATCGCCTTTGGGGTTGAAAATATTTTGCAAGAAGTAGCCTTCTTAAACTCAAAAAACATCTCCACCGAACCCATTCGTACAGATGAATTTACACATAAACGATATACTTTTTTCAAAGATCCCGATGATTTACCTATCGAAATTTATGAACTATAACCATTTGGGATATAAAATCAACTACCTTATGGAGTTTTAGCATAAACTTCTACCTATTATTTACGGAATGGATTTTGCATCTACCGTAACAATTCGTTTCCTCTAAAATAAGTTAGCCAAAACCTTGCCTAAATCTTCTCCTTTTTCAAATACCCAAGCATAGATAGCCATTAGTATAGCTACACAAAACAAAATGTAAAAATATTTGTAATCTTTGTTCATAATAAATCAATTTGATATGCTAATACTTATTCTATTCCAAACCTAATTTTTGGAATAGATTATCAACTATTTGACAAGTATATAAAGATATTTTTAATTTTTAAAATAGGTTTTCATTTTTTAAAAAAACACCCTCAAAATACACACTTTAGGTAGTAAAACAAAAGCTGCCTAAAAAGGCAGCTTTTAAGCAAATTTTTACCGATATAGAATCGTATTAGAATTTGTAGTTTAATCCAGCACCAAACAATTCACGGATTTGGAAAGCTCCTACGGCATTGTCATCGTAAATGGCTTGGAAAGTAAAGTTAGCAGACAAATATTTGTTGATTCCCATCACAACATTAGCTGTGTAATCAATATCTAAATTTTGTGGCTTATCCAAATAGTTGCTATATACATTCAAGATGTTCTCCATAGAAACGTTCTCCATCAAATTGAATTTAGCATATCCATTGGCTGCAAAACCCAGCTCGTAACGTAAAGACTCTCCTTTTTTAACTCCGTAGTAATCACCAGCTTTTGTGAAATCTTTATTTACCATAACTAATTTAGAAGTGGCTGGTGCCAAGTTTACTTTTAAGTTATCGTTTTTCTTCCACAACATACCAGGACCAAATTGCAGATAAGCAGGCGAGAAAAATTGGTTGATTAGTGTTCTTCCTGTTTTTTCGTACTTGTAACCGTCTGTAAACTGAGTTTTAAAATTTAAAAATGCGGAATAATACCAATTGTTAGAAGCTTGTTTACCTAAAAGAGAGTTGTACTCCAAACGGTCGGTGGTTTTTCGGGTGTACTCATCGCCTTTAAGTTTAGTAAGTCCGTAATCTAAATAAAGGTTATTGTCCCAAGTCCAATCGTTTTTCTTGTAGTTAAAGGCATAACTTACTGCCAAATTCAGGGCTACATTGTTAGTTCCTCCTCCTGTCCAATCGTTGTTAAAAGCAGCCTGATTGAAAACAAGAGAAACATTCCCACCGCGTGTCCAGGTTCCTTCAGTTGTGGGTTCATCATTTTG
This genomic window from Capnocytophaga canimorsus contains:
- the gloA2 gene encoding SMU1112c/YaeR family gloxylase I-like metalloprotein — its product is MNIKVLHHIAIICSDYEKSKRFYTEVLGFEIVREVYREKRQSYKLDLSLKGKYLIELFSFPNPPKRMTTPEASGLRHIAFGVENILQEVAFLNSKNISTEPIRTDEFTHKRYTFFKDPDDLPIEIYEL
- a CDS encoding DUF3078 domain-containing protein, with protein sequence MKKMIFSMALLASFGAFAQQNDEPTTEGTWTRGGNVSLVFNQAAFNNDWTGGGTNNVALNLAVSYAFNYKKNDWTWDNNLYLDYGLTKLKGDEYTRKTTDRLEYNSLLGKQASNNWYYSAFLNFKTQFTDGYKYEKTGRTLINQFFSPAYLQFGPGMLWKKNDNLKVNLAPATSKLVMVNKDFTKAGDYYGVKKGESLRYELGFAANGYAKFNLMENVSMENILNVYSNYLDKPQNLDIDYTANVVMGINKYLSANFTFQAIYDDNAVGAFQIRELFGAGLNYKF